The window GAATAACTCCGATAACTATTTTCCGATGTCGGCGGCATTCCAGCTGCTGCCGGAAACAGGTCTCGCCGGTGCCGGCGGAGACATTCGTTTGCCGTTGCTGAATCTTTCAACGGTCCGCACTCGAATGGATTCGCTCCACAAATTCCTCGCTGATTCCGTCAACGGAAACACTCTCCTTAGACAGGATCAGATGCGGATGGTTTCTACTGAGATCACCTCCGCCATCCACCAGATTATCGTCAACGGCGCCGCACTCCTAGCCTGTTCTCAACCGCCAGAGATTACAATACCTCCTTCTACCGATCCGGATCcgaatccaaatccaaatccgaATCCGATACTGTTGAATAGTTCCGCCGGATGTTCCGAACCTAGCCGACCGCCGCCGGTTACTAACTGGACTAAAGAAGAGGTCGTCGAGGAGATGAAGGATGACGTTTCGGACGACGATATGGAGATTATTGAATTAGATGCGGTGGAATTGCTCGCTGAACATATCCATTTTTGCGAGATCTGCGGTAAAGGTTTCAAACGAGATGCGAATCTCCGTATGCACATGCGTGCTCATGGAAATCAGTTCAAGACGGCTGAGGCGTTAGCGAAGCCGGATAAAATCTCGCCGTCTATTGCGTATTCGTCCGCCGTCGGCAAACGGAAAACGCGATTCTCGTGTCCGTACGTCGGATGCAATAGGAACAAGAAACACAAGAAGTTTCGCCCTCTGAAATCTGTAATCTGCGTGAAGAATCACTTCAAGAGGAGTCACTGTCCGAAGATGTATTCGTGCAATCGATGCAATAAAAAGAGTTTCTCAGTTTTGGCTGACCTCAAGAGCCACTTGAAGCACTGTGGTGAGTCGCGATGGAGATGCTCGTGCGGAACCACATTCTCACGCAAGGATAAACTGTTCGGTCACATGGCGCTGTTTGAAGGGCACATGCCGGCGGTCATGGAAGATGATGAAAAGAACAAAATAGAAGAGACTGAAAGGGCGAAGGAGGTTCCTATTCCGGTGGATAATGAGTTGTTTGAAGGGCTTATGCTTGATGGGTTTGATTCGATTGAAGGTTACTGTTTACAGGACATGTTAGGCAATTCTTCTAACAGTAATGGAGGTTTTGAATCCGGATTGAATAATGATTTCTTCAACTTTTGACCATCTCTAATCTTCTTCTCAAATCCCAGATAGTAAGTACTATTACTACTACTCTTGATGCATAGATACCCACTGCCAATGATGTTTGTAGAGTACAATAATGGCGCATATTTGATCTGTTAATTCTCACTGGATACGATTTTTGATCACTCCATTTTCTCTGTTTCTTGTTTTATTATGTATGATCTTCGGTTTGAATAGAT is drawn from Impatiens glandulifera chromosome 3, dImpGla2.1, whole genome shotgun sequence and contains these coding sequences:
- the LOC124930638 gene encoding protein SENSITIVE TO PROTON RHIZOTOXICITY 1-like; its protein translation is MNNSDNYFPMSAAFQLLPETGLAGAGGDIRLPLLNLSTVRTRMDSLHKFLADSVNGNTLLRQDQMRMVSTEITSAIHQIIVNGAALLACSQPPEITIPPSTDPDPNPNPNPNPILLNSSAGCSEPSRPPPVTNWTKEEVVEEMKDDVSDDDMEIIELDAVELLAEHIHFCEICGKGFKRDANLRMHMRAHGNQFKTAEALAKPDKISPSIAYSSAVGKRKTRFSCPYVGCNRNKKHKKFRPLKSVICVKNHFKRSHCPKMYSCNRCNKKSFSVLADLKSHLKHCGESRWRCSCGTTFSRKDKLFGHMALFEGHMPAVMEDDEKNKIEETERAKEVPIPVDNELFEGLMLDGFDSIEGYCLQDMLGNSSNSNGGFESGLNNDFFNF